A window from Spiroplasma endosymbiont of Aspidapion aeneum encodes these proteins:
- the deoC gene encoding deoxyribose-phosphate aldolase, protein MKLNKMIDHTNLKPDATQKDIEKLILEAIKYDFFAICINPSFLLFAKPKLKHTNIKICCVASFPFGTTSLEAKLAEIKWLIENGCDEIDFVINVAHVKDNQFDKIEREFSRIRETTTGHTIKVIIETCFLSKDEIVKVCKIADKCSIDFVKTSTGFAKGGATAEDVKLMKESISSKTSVKASGGIRTYDDAIKMVNAGASRIGTSQGVVIAEHSETNK, encoded by the coding sequence ATGAAATTAAATAAAATGATTGACCATACAAACTTAAAACCAGATGCAACTCAAAAGGATATAGAAAAACTTATTTTAGAAGCAATAAAATATGATTTTTTTGCTATTTGCATTAATCCGAGTTTTTTGCTATTTGCAAAACCAAAATTAAAACACACAAATATTAAAATTTGTTGTGTTGCTAGTTTTCCGTTTGGAACTACAAGTTTAGAAGCTAAATTAGCAGAAATAAAATGATTAATTGAAAATGGATGTGATGAAATTGATTTTGTTATCAATGTAGCTCATGTAAAAGATAATCAATTTGATAAAATTGAGAGAGAATTCTCAAGAATTCGCGAAACTACAACCGGTCACACAATCAAAGTTATTATTGAAACATGCTTTTTAAGTAAAGATGAAATTGTAAAAGTATGTAAAATTGCAGACAAATGTAGCATAGACTTTGTAAAAACATCAACAGGATTTGCTAAAGGCGGTGCAACAGCTGAAGATGTGAAATTAATGAAAGAGTCTATATCTTCTAAAACAAGTGTTAAAGCAAGTGGTGGAATTCGCACTTATGATGATGCAATTAAAATGGTTAATGCTGGCGCATCTAGAATTGGAACCTCTCAAGGTGTTGTAATTGCAGAACATTCAGAAACTAATAAATAA